The Daucus carota subsp. sativus chromosome 7, DH1 v3.0, whole genome shotgun sequence genome window below encodes:
- the LOC108196649 gene encoding uncharacterized protein LOC108196649, whose amino-acid sequence MKNEDALPVSEPTSFHSTTALTSSIAKKESSVSSGLFDRGRYKFWALAAILLLAFWSMFTGTVTLRWSTATGNLNRFSDDFQSPLHHDLDVLEMEEREKLVNHMWDLYTNNRRIKIPRFWQDAFEAGYEDLISDVVQVREAAISQIAKMSMHSIHLDLIQPSTQKLNLKKGVKEAEAGNSAGSTQ is encoded by the exons ATGAAGAACGAAGATGCACTCCCAGTATCAGAACCGACGTCGTTCCACTCAACAACAGCACTCACTTCATCGATTGCTAAAAAAGAAAGTTCAGTCAGCTCCGGCTTATTTGACAGAGGGCGTTACAAGTTTTGGGCGTTGGCAGCCATTTTGCTTCTTGCATTCTGGTCAATGTTCACTGGCACTGTTACTCTCCGTTGGTCCACTGCCACTGGCAATCTCAATCGCTTTTCTGACGATTTTCAATCTCCTCTTCATCACGATCTCGATGTTCtc GAAATGGAGGAGAGGGAGAAATTGGTGAATCACATGTGGGACTTGTACACTAATAACCGTCGGATTAAAATTCCGAGATTCTGGCAGGATGCTTTTGAAGCTGGATATGAGGATTTGATTAGTGATGTTGTACAAGTGAGAGAAGCTGCTATCTCTCAGATAGCTAAGATGTCGATGCACTCCATTCATCTGGATCTCATTCAACCT AGTACACAAAAATTGAATCTGAAGAAGGGAGTTAAAGAAGCTGAAGCTGGAAACTCAGCCGGGAGTACACAATAG
- the LOC108196648 gene encoding uncharacterized protein LOC108196648: MRTLCPNFETEDALETILEVPIPEEMFNSMGSNVALRWQNMATWMKAQTADKWSSPIISSRYNELSFLLFIVGSPLIPLQVQVDSSIPRPIRHSSIEASTAKYIVQQYIAATGGQPALNSFHSMCAIGQVKISASEFQQGDASVKLRSTEEAGGFVLWQKDPDLWCLELLVSGCKVISGSNGNMSWRQCSNENTPIVKGPPRPLRRFLQGLDPRSAANLFLEANCIGEKVINDDDCFILKLDASQSALDAQSNSKCEIIHHTLWGYFSQRSGLMVKFEDSRLLNVKTKDDKDDDGVFWETSAETVIEDYRYVDGVNIAHSGKTFVTVYRYGEQSANHKRELQEVWKLEEVNFNVWGMSSEFFMPPSPHKQ, encoded by the exons ATGAGAACACTTTGTCCTAATTTTGAAACAGAAGATGCCCTGGAAACGATTCTTGAGGTTCCGATTCCTGAAGAAATGTTTAACAGCATGGGCAGCAATGTCGCCCTTCGGTGGCAGAACATGGCTACATGGATGAAGGCTCAAACCGCGGACAAATGGTCATCTCCTATTATTTCTAGTCGGTATAATGAGCTCAGTTTCCTACTTTTTATAGTCGGATCTCCTCTCATTCCTCTCCAGGTTCAGGTGGATTCTTCTATCCCCCGCCCTATCCGCCACTCTTCCATT GAAGCCTCGACAGCAAAATATATTGTACAGCAGTACATTGCAGCAACAGGCGGACAACCAGCATTGAATTCGTTTCACAGCATGTGTGCAATCGGGCAGGTTAAAATTAGTGCATCAGAATTTCAACAAGGAGATGCAAGCGTTAAGTTGAGGAGTACAGAGGAGGCTGGTGGTTTCGTGCTTTGGCAGAAAGACCCTGACCTGTGGTGCTTAGAACTACTTGTTTCTGGGTGCAAAGTTATCTCAGGCAGCAATGGCAATATGTCGTGGAGACAATGTTCCAACGAAAACACACCCATAGTTAAGGGTCCTCCCAGACCTCTACGCCGCTTTCTGCAA GGTTTGGACCCTCGATCAGCAGCAAACTTATTTCTAGAAGCGAATTGCATAGGAGAGAAGGTCATAAACGACGATGACTGTTTTATACTAAAACTTGATGCTAGCCAATCAGCTCTTGATGCACAAAGTAACTCTAAATGTGAAATCATCCACCACACACTGTGGGGATACTTCAGCCAAAGATCTGGCCTCATGGTTAAGTTTGAGGACTCACGGCTACTTAATGTAAAGACCAAGGACGACAAGGATGATGATGGCGTGTTTTGGGAGACAAGCGCGGAGACTGTGATTGAAGACTACAGATACGTTGACGGAGTGAATATTGCACATAGTGGTAAGACATTCGTGACGGTGTACAGGTACGGTGAACAGTCTGCTAATCACAAGAGGGAGCTGCAAGAAGTATGGAAACTTGAGGAGGTTAATTTTAATGTCTGGGGCATGTCTTCAGAGTTCTTCATGCCACCTTCACCCCacaaacaataa
- the LOC108196647 gene encoding probable polyol transporter 6: MEAEKGNKLTGDYTNKINKYAFACSVVASVISIIFGYDTGVMSGAMIFIEEDLKIDDMQIQVLAGILNICALVGALLAGRVSDYVGRRYTILLASIIFLLGSVLMGYGPNYPILLTGRCVAGIGVGFALMIAPVYSAEISSPSSRGFLTSLPELCISIGILSGYVSNYFFARLTLQVGWRIMLGLAAVPSLLLAFFILRLPESPRWLVMQGRLAEAKKILLLVSNSENEAQVRFSDIKLAAGIDENCTDDFVKVKNSNGQNIWKDLILRPSPPVRWMLLAAIGIHFFEHATGIEAVVLYGPRIFKKAGIHSKNKLLLAQVGTGITRIVFITIATLSLDKIGRRKLLLTSVGGMFFALVGLGLGLTIVEHSKEKLLWALSLCIGSTYTYVMFFSVGLAPITWVYSSEIFPLKLRAQGHSIGVAVNRLMNATISITFISIYKAITIGGAFFMFAGISVLALIFFFFFLPETRGRSLEEMEELFSKKSQPKIVGMGSSNQPTNNSCVQAQ, from the exons ATGGAAGCAGAAAAGGGAAACAAACTAACTGGCGACTATACAAACAAGATCAACAAGTATGCTTTCGCGTGCTCTGTTGTTGCCTCTGTTATATCCATTATTTTTGGATACG ACACGGGTGTGATGAGCGGAGCCATGATATTTATCGAAGAGGATCTCAAAATCGACGATATGCAGATCCAAGTCCTGGCTGGAATACTCAACATATGCGCCTTGGTAGGGGCTCTTCTCGCTGGCAGAGTTTCTGATTATGTGGGAAGAAGATACACAATACTCTTAGCATCCATAATCTTCTTGCTCGGCTCAGTACTCATGGGGTACGGTCCAAATTACCCGATTCTACTGACTGGCCGCTGCGTAGCAGGGATCGGAGTAGGCTTCGCATTGATGATTGCACCAGTGTACTCAGCTGAGATCTCATCGCCCTCATCGCGTGGATTCTTGACATCATTGCCTGAATTATGCATAAGTATTGGCATATTAAGTGGCTATGTTTCTAATTATTTCTTCGCGAGATtgacgctacaagttggttGGAGAATAATGCTTGGCCTTGCTGCAGTGCCTTCTCTGCTTCTAGCATTTTTCATTCTCAGATTGCCAGAGTCTCCGCGATGGCTTGTGATGCAAGGCCGTCTAGCggaagccaagaaaattctgttACTAGTATCGAATTCTGAAAATGAAGCCCAGGTTCGGTTTTCTGACATTAAATTGGCTGCTGGGATTGATGAGAATTGTACTGATGATTTTGTTAAGGTAAAAAATTCAAACGGACAAAATATATGGAAAGATCTGATCTTAAGACCCTCGCCTCCTGTTCGGTGGATGTTATTAGCAGCTATCGGTATACATTTCTTCGAGCATGCCACGGGTATTGAAGCGGTGGTTCTATACGGTCCAAGGATCTTCAAGAAAGCTGGGATCCACAGCAAGAACAAGTTGTTGCTAGCACAG GTTGGCACAGGAATTACAAGAATTGTTTTCATAACAATAGCAACTCTTTCACTTGACAAGATTGGGAGAAGAAAACTCTTGTTAACTAGTGTGGGAGGAATGTTTTTTGCACTAGTAGGACTAGGCCTTGGGCTGACCATTGTGGAGCATTCCAAGGAGAAGCTGCTCTGGGCCTTGAGCTTATGCATTGGCTCCACCTACACATATGTAATGTTCTTTTCAGTTGGGCTAGCTCCAATCACATGGGTTTATAGCTCTGAGATATTTCCACTGAAGTTGAGGGCCCAAGGACATAGCATTGGAGTGGCTGTGAATAGGTTGATGAATGCTACTATATCCATAACTTTCATATCTATATACAAAGCCATCACTATAGGAGGAGCTTTCTTCATGTTTGCTGGCATTTCTGTGCTGGCCTtgatcttctttttcttcttcttgcctGAAACAAGGGGAAGATCTTTGGAAGAGATGGAAGAGCTTTTTAGTAAGAAGAGTCAGCCTAAAATTGTAGGCATGGGCTCAAGCAACCAGCCCACAAACAATAGTTGTGTCCAGGCCCAATGA